One Methanomassiliicoccales archaeon genomic window, CTATATAAAGCATTCTGCTTGATGGAAAGAGCTGGCATCCCTCCTGGGGTAGCAAACTTCATATATGGCAGTGGAGGAGAGATAGGATCCGCATTGACTTCCCATCCTGAGGTCGAAGGAGTAGCCTTTACGGGCTCAAAAGAAGTTGGGTTCGAGATAATCAGAGGATCTTTACGGTCATACCCTATCCCTGTAATCGCAGAAATGGGTTCCAAAAATCCTGTTATAGTAACGAAGAATGCTGATTTTAAGGAGGCTGCAGAAGGAATTGTGAATAGTGCATTTGGTTATGCAGGTCAAAAATGCTCAGCATGTTCACGTCTTTATATTGAAAGGGAAGTCCGAGATGATGTTTTACAGGAAATATTGCATTTAACGAAAAATATTAAAGTCAAAGATCCGGCGGAACGTGATTGCACCTTTGGCCCTTTAATAGAAGAGCGTAAGGTGATTGAATATCTAGAAGTTGCTAAAATTGGTTCAAGGGATGGTGCAATCATCATAGGTGGTCATCGAATCATAGAGGGTAATTTGATTCGAGGTTTTTATGTAGAACCGATGATAATTGATGCTCTTCCTCAAGAGCATGAATTGATGAGGACAGAACTCTTCATGCCAGTTTTATGCATTGATACATTCGATTCTTTGGATGAAGCAATTTCAAAGGCCAATTCATCCGCATACGGCTTGACTGCAGGAATATTCACTCATGATGAAAATGAGGTCGACTTATTTTTCCGTAAAATAAAATCAGGCGTTGTTTATTCAAATCGTCGAAGAGGTGCTTGCACTGGGGCAATGGTAGGAGCGCAATCATTTGTCGGGTGGAAATCATCTGGTTCAACAGGCAAGGGGACGGGAGGGCCTTACTATTTACAGCAATTTTTAAGAGAACAAACTCGAACAAAAGCTTGGTGATAAAAAAAGTGAAATATTTTATAAAAATTCTCTTAATAAGAAGAG contains:
- a CDS encoding aldehyde dehydrogenase family protein gives rise to the protein MENFDTIIYIVFSQCNGESMPFKNEMTWINYAKTGRESIFHSRYEKEISELRDDIKNPIIHENIIGGKRTKDREIVLKVSPNDNSLPLGYFQKAQIEDVASAVKLARSAFEIWSETDYVERVSIFERVVELFKREKFALAAALTLDNGKNRFEALADVDEAIDFMSYYCNQMRLNDGFEKLLPPAYDNERSESLLRPYGVWAVICPFNFPVAISIGMASAAMLTGNTVVIKPSTAAPFALYKAFCLMERAGIPPGVANFIYGSGGEIGSALTSHPEVEGVAFTGSKEVGFEIIRGSLRSYPIPVIAEMGSKNPVIVTKNADFKEAAEGIVNSAFGYAGQKCSACSRLYIEREVRDDVLQEILHLTKNIKVKDPAERDCTFGPLIEERKVIEYLEVAKIGSRDGAIIIGGHRIIEGNLIRGFYVEPMIIDALPQEHELMRTELFMPVLCIDTFDSLDEAISKANSSAYGLTAGIFTHDENEVDLFFRKIKSGVVYSNRRRGACTGAMVGAQSFVGWKSSGSTGKGTGGPYYLQQFLREQTRTKAW